A genomic region of Psychrobacter sp. M13 contains the following coding sequences:
- the tilS gene encoding tRNA lysidine(34) synthetase TilS, which yields MNSTAIKPYPIEPITIHAHMDQTLAKSLLASASEYSENLRGRRIWLACSGGRDSLALAALCVQLYQQGKLSFLPQLLHVDHNLQADSQLWAAHVAGWAQAQQLSCTILQAEVKGGDEQAARKARYQAMLAHINQGDVLLLAHHGDDQAETMLMRLMQGAGVKGLAAMQAWREQSQGARHNVLWRPWLTVRRTTISRYAEQLQLPYIDDPTNEDGDNVRSRLRRNVMPQLTNYNSNVIENIARSAQLLSDAAATVESQAMQDWQQTGIEALSLAPAQRVLAIDKLAVLPRYRQRQLLHFWLAQDEPLPPTKQLIDEVMLLIQRQDNNHQTQLEWYAQNQRYSIRRYREQLYRLSQSWLDWLSVAPAAQTQLVSMDQDTVTIDLLKDGCMQDKRYSWQLSLSLSELASSELASSELASSELASLLLTKKNELIIKVTALTRQQKLKTQLAGQAQSGKKLYQTLGVPLWLRESLAVMSVITTDSETTIELPLLLISPFDSWMLDTGSGFNTQKFDLKTVINNNLYLNN from the coding sequence CATATCCTATTGAGCCAATCACTATCCACGCGCATATGGATCAAACGCTTGCAAAGTCATTGTTAGCCAGTGCTAGTGAGTATAGTGAAAATTTACGAGGTCGCCGTATTTGGCTGGCCTGTAGCGGTGGGCGCGATTCTCTCGCTTTAGCGGCACTATGTGTGCAGCTCTATCAGCAAGGTAAGCTGAGTTTTTTGCCACAGCTGTTGCACGTTGATCATAACCTACAAGCCGATAGTCAGCTTTGGGCAGCGCATGTCGCAGGTTGGGCGCAAGCTCAGCAGCTATCTTGTACTATTTTGCAAGCAGAGGTAAAAGGTGGTGATGAGCAAGCGGCGCGAAAAGCACGTTATCAAGCAATGCTAGCCCATATCAATCAAGGCGATGTATTGTTATTAGCTCACCACGGCGATGACCAAGCTGAAACTATGCTGATGCGACTTATGCAAGGGGCTGGCGTCAAGGGCCTAGCCGCTATGCAAGCATGGCGTGAGCAATCGCAGGGCGCGCGACACAATGTACTGTGGCGACCTTGGCTGACAGTGCGTCGTACTACTATCAGCCGCTATGCTGAGCAATTACAGCTACCTTATATCGATGATCCGACCAATGAGGACGGGGATAATGTCCGCAGCCGTCTGCGCCGAAATGTCATGCCGCAACTCACGAATTATAATTCGAACGTCATAGAAAATATAGCTCGTAGTGCCCAACTACTTAGCGATGCGGCAGCGACCGTTGAATCGCAAGCCATGCAAGACTGGCAACAGACAGGTATCGAGGCATTAAGCTTAGCACCTGCTCAGCGCGTACTAGCTATCGATAAGTTAGCTGTTTTGCCTCGTTATCGACAGCGCCAACTGCTTCATTTTTGGCTAGCGCAAGATGAGCCACTACCGCCTACTAAGCAGTTGATTGATGAAGTAATGCTGTTAATTCAACGCCAAGATAATAATCATCAAACCCAGCTGGAATGGTATGCACAAAACCAGCGTTACAGTATTCGCCGCTACCGTGAGCAGCTGTATCGACTTAGCCAATCATGGCTTGACTGGCTAAGCGTAGCACCAGCTGCGCAGACCCAGCTTGTTTCTATGGATCAGGACACTGTCACTATAGATTTGCTTAAAGATGGCTGTATGCAAGATAAGCGCTATAGTTGGCAGCTGTCGTTGTCGTTAAGTGAGCTGGCATCAAGTGAGTTGGCATCAAGTGAGCTGGCATCAAGTGAGCTGGCATCGCTCCTATTAACGAAGAAGAATGAGTTAATCATAAAAGTTACAGCACTGACTCGCCAACAAAAGCTAAAAACTCAGTTGGCAGGACAGGCGCAGTCTGGCAAAAAACTCTACCAAACTCTAGGTGTGCCCCTTTGGTTACGCGAGAGTTTAGCCGTGATGAGCGTGATAACAACTGACTCTGAAACGACTATTGAGTTGCCGCTACTATTAATTTCCCCTTTTGATAGTTGGATGCTAGATACAGGCTCAGGTTTTAATACCCAAAAATTTGATTTGAAAACAGTGATTAACAATAATCTGTATTTGAACAATTAG
- the proC gene encoding pyrroline-5-carboxylate reductase has translation MSAQNNNANNQLNSQLKNKKISFIGGGNMAQALISGLIGCGTDPKMITVSAPSAETREQYASQNMNTIDASTEPKAAVIDADVVVLAVKPQMMQKVVSEFADALDNQLVISVAAGLSTELLSEMLGGYSNIVRAMPNTPSKIQMGATGLYATDNINDQQKQLATAVMQASGLVMWVDKEEQMHAVTAVAGSAPAYIFYFIESMVDGAIALGLDQEQASALAMQTVLGTATMARGSEDSPSELRRKVTSHKGATQAAIESMQANEVGRQISEAMQACYDRSKALGEEMKSDK, from the coding sequence ATGTCAGCACAAAATAATAATGCAAATAATCAATTGAACAGTCAATTAAAGAATAAAAAAATAAGCTTTATCGGTGGCGGTAATATGGCGCAGGCCTTGATTAGTGGTCTGATAGGCTGTGGTACTGACCCTAAAATGATTACTGTATCAGCGCCCAGTGCCGAGACTCGCGAGCAGTACGCTAGCCAAAATATGAATACCATTGATGCTAGCACTGAGCCAAAAGCGGCGGTTATTGATGCTGATGTGGTGGTGCTAGCAGTCAAGCCGCAAATGATGCAGAAAGTGGTCAGTGAGTTTGCCGATGCCCTGGATAACCAATTAGTTATCTCAGTAGCTGCTGGCCTGTCAACTGAGCTGTTATCTGAGATGCTAGGCGGCTACAGTAATATCGTACGCGCGATGCCAAACACACCATCGAAGATACAGATGGGCGCAACAGGACTTTATGCTACTGATAATATTAATGATCAGCAAAAGCAGCTTGCGACCGCAGTGATGCAAGCCTCAGGCCTTGTGATGTGGGTCGATAAAGAGGAGCAAATGCATGCGGTTACCGCTGTGGCTGGTTCTGCGCCCGCTTATATCTTCTACTTTATTGAGTCGATGGTCGATGGTGCTATTGCTTTAGGATTAGATCAAGAGCAAGCGTCAGCACTAGCGATGCAAACAGTACTTGGCACGGCGACTATGGCTCGAGGTAGTGAAGATAGTCCAAGTGAGCTACGTCGTAAAGTCACTTCTCACAAAGGCGCCACTCAAGCAGCTATCGAATCGATGCAGGCGAATGAAGTAGGCCGCCAAATCAGTGAGGCTATGCAAGCTTGTTACGATCGCAGTAAAGCGCTTGGCGAAGAGATGAAGAGTGATAAGTAA
- a CDS encoding YggT family protein encodes MNDFLLQVFDLVTTFAMLLVFIRFMLQFADMDASEPLIAPAYKATHIVDVFGRIFPTVGNGRISIAAIVLMFLIRLIDISGKAALANKGIAPIPLFFQGSLSLILDFLRMCRYLVIGSIIVSWIVVFTQSQHPIIGIIMRLAEPILEPFRRIMPNLGMLDLSPIAAFFAFYLIEIMVGAVANSLMPMLG; translated from the coding sequence ATGAACGATTTTCTATTACAAGTTTTCGACTTAGTCACCACTTTTGCGATGCTGCTAGTGTTCATACGCTTTATGTTGCAGTTCGCCGATATGGATGCCAGCGAGCCTTTGATTGCGCCCGCTTATAAAGCGACTCATATCGTTGATGTGTTCGGTCGCATTTTCCCAACAGTGGGCAATGGACGTATCAGTATTGCCGCTATCGTACTGATGTTTTTGATTCGTCTGATTGATATCTCTGGCAAGGCGGCATTGGCTAACAAAGGTATTGCGCCGATACCACTGTTCTTTCAAGGGTCCCTAAGCTTGATTTTGGACTTTTTGCGGATGTGTCGTTACTTAGTCATCGGCTCCATTATCGTCAGTTGGATTGTGGTGTTTACTCAATCCCAGCATCCTATCATTGGTATCATCATGCGCTTAGCGGAGCCAATTTTAGAACCGTTTCGTCGTATTATGCCAAATTTGGGTATGCTTGATTTGTCGCCAATTGCCGCTTTTTTCGCGTTTTATTTGATCGAGATCATGGTCGGTGCGGTTGCTAATAGCTTAATGCCAATGCTGGGGTAA
- a CDS encoding hydroxymethylpyrimidine/phosphomethylpyrimidine kinase, with translation MRPVVLCFSGLDPSGGAGLQADIEAIGQAGAHAAIACTAITIQSSQQVLGFEACAAELVQAQATTVLDDLPVKAIKSGMLGTTDNIAMLTELFAKQIIAKDTPFILDPVLVANSGGSLGDEQTLVAAFRQLLPYATIITPNTHELRALSGEQDLHLGAKKLCAEGCHAVLVKTSHDFDSGDIEQYLYVQGEMVHKSILPRLLGEFHGSGCSLASFIAGRLSVGDALIDAVKAADNWITQTLIAADAPHPEDKQAQLIPNRFVCFKR, from the coding sequence ATGCGACCCGTAGTATTGTGTTTTTCAGGATTAGATCCCTCTGGCGGTGCTGGGTTGCAAGCAGACATCGAGGCTATCGGTCAAGCAGGCGCTCATGCTGCTATCGCTTGTACGGCTATCACTATTCAAAGCTCGCAGCAAGTACTCGGCTTTGAAGCTTGTGCTGCTGAATTAGTACAAGCACAAGCGACTACGGTACTAGATGATTTACCTGTCAAAGCTATTAAATCAGGCATGCTCGGCACTACTGATAATATCGCTATGCTCACTGAGCTGTTCGCTAAGCAGATTATCGCGAAAGACACGCCTTTTATCTTAGATCCAGTACTAGTCGCCAATAGTGGCGGTAGCTTGGGCGATGAGCAGACGCTAGTCGCTGCGTTTAGACAACTGCTACCCTATGCAACGATCATCACCCCAAACACCCATGAGCTACGTGCACTCAGCGGCGAGCAAGACTTGCATCTCGGTGCAAAAAAGCTGTGCGCAGAGGGGTGTCATGCCGTACTGGTCAAAACCTCTCATGACTTTGACAGTGGCGATATTGAGCAGTATTTGTATGTGCAAGGCGAGATGGTACACAAAAGCATATTACCGCGCCTGCTAGGAGAGTTTCATGGTTCAGGCTGCTCGCTTGCCAGCTTTATCGCAGGACGATTAAGCGTGGGTGACGCCTTGATTGATGCGGTTAAAGCGGCAGATAATTGGATTACGCAAACTTTGATTGCCGCTGATGCTCCTCACCCTGAGGATAAACAAGCTCAACTTATACCCAATCGTTTTGTTTGTTTTAAAAGATAA